In Nocardioides sp. JS614, the sequence CACGCCGGTGGTGGTCACGGACTTCGCGACCGCCGAGCTGGTCAAGGTCTCGGCCAACGCGTTCCTGGCCACGAAGATCTCCTTCATCAACGCGGTCGCGGAGGTCTGCGAGGCGGCCGGCGGCGACGTCGTCGACCTCGCCGACGCGATCGGCCACGACGCCCGGATCGGGCGGAAGTTCCTCAACGCCGGCGTCGGCTTCGGCGGGGGCTGCCTGCCCAAGGACATCCGGGCGTTCCTGCACCGGGCCGGCGAGCTCGGGGTCGAGGACACGATGTCGTTCCTGCGCCAGGTCGACGACATCAACCTGCGCCAGCGCACCCGGGTCGTGCAGATCGCGACCACGATGCTCGGCGGCAGCGTCGCCCGGGCCCGGATCGCCGTGTGGGGCGCCGCGTTCAAGCCGCACAGCGACGACGTCCGCGACTCGCCGGCCCTCTCGATCGCGGGGCAGCTGCACCTACGCGGCGCCCAGGTCTCGGTCTACGACCCGAAGGCCAACGACACCGCCCGGGCCACCTTCCCGACCCTGGACTACGCCGAGTCGGCGCTGGCCGCCGCCCGCGACGCCGACCTCCTGCTGCACCTCACGGAGTGGCCGGAGTTCCGCTCGGTCGACCCGGCCGAGCTCGGCGCCGTCGTACGCCGCAAGCAGCTGGTCGACGGCCGCAACGTGCTCGACCTCGCCGCCTGGCGGGCCGCCGGCTGGACCGCCCGGGGCCTCGGGCGGCGGTAAGGGGGCCCGGGTCGGTTTCCCCGGTGAACCGGGGAAACCGGAACTGTTGGGCCGAAACTTCGGGGCAGAAGTTCCAACTTCCCCGGTGAACCGGGGAAACCGCCCGCCCCCTACAGCTCCATCAGTCGCGACGGGGTGAGCCCGGTCCAGGAACGCTCGACGCGGCTGGGGTCGAGGAGGTAGTCCAGGTCGACCTCCCAGGTGTGCCCGGACTCGTTGCGGCGCAGCACGTACCCCAGGCCATGGGTGCGGTAGATCGCGCCGCCGGCGGCGGTGACGGCGGTGAGCAGCTGGGCGTCGACGTACCTGCGCACGCTGCGGAACCCGCCGACCTCGCGCAGCACCGGCCGGTCGACCAGCATCGTGCCGCCCGCGACGAACCGCGCGTACAGCTCGGTGGGATGACCGCGCTTCACGGTGAGGTCGCGCGGTGCGACGTAGTGGAACTCCGCGGGCATGCCGACCAGCTGGGCGCCGCTGTAGGCGCGGGCGCGGAGCAGGTCGGTGACCACGTCGGGCGCGTACCAGTCGTCGTCGTCCATCTTCAGCAGCACGTCGCCGTCGGCGACCCCGGCCGCGGCGTGCAGGACGTCGCCGAAGATCGTGTCGGCGCTCGCGGGCGCGAGGCGTACGTCGACCGCGGGACCGACCGCGGCGCGGACCCAGGCCTCGTCGACCGTGAAGCCGTGCGGCGCGAGCACCAGCTGCAACGCGGCGACCCCGCGCTGCCGGGCCACCTGGGCCAGCGCGAAGTCCAGCTGCTCGGGCCGCCGGGTGGCGAGCAGGACCGAGACCGGGCGCTGCCAGTCGATCGAGCCGTGCGCGTCGAGGGCGGCCCGGCGCAGCACCAGGCTGTGCTCCTCGCGGGCCAGCGGGTCGTCGAGGTCCACCTCGTCGAAGCCGGCGCCGGTGAGCGGGACGCCGGCCATCGCCAGCCCCGCGACCGTCCGCGGGTCGGCGTCCGGGCCGACGGCCACGCCCTGGGCGTCGCGCAGCTCGGCCACCAGCGAAGGCGTCAACGGGGCCGACCCCAACGCCACCACCCCGCGCTCCCAGGCCGACCGGAAGCCGATCGGGTTGAACAGCCGCTCGTCGAGCCGCGCCGGGTCCTCCCGGACGGCCACGACCACGGGCCACACCGCCTGGCGACCCAGCTCGGACACCACCTCGGCGACGGCCACCGGGCGCGCGAACCGGGCGACGACCAGCCAGCCGCCCTCCGCCCGCCGCGAGCGCAGCGACGTCAGCGGCGGCCACTCCGGCCGCGGCACCAGCGCCAACGCCCCGGGCGCCGACTCCACCAGCACCCGGACCACCGCGGACCGCTCGTCGGCGGGCCCGTCGTACGAGCGCAGCGCGAGCAGGTCGGCGACCCGCACCTCGGTCCTGCGCTCAGCCATCGGCCTGCGGACCCAACTCAGACGTCCAGCCGGCCGCGGCGCTGCACCAGCGGCCGCGGCACGCGCGGCAGCCAGGTGCGGGTGATGTGGTCGACCACGTGCACACCGGGCGGCGCCTCGATCCGGTGCAGGCCTTCGACCCGCTCGCCGCGGCCCTCGCACAGCGCGCTGTAGACCTCCCACTCGCGGCGCTTGCGCGGCGCCCGCGAGGAGTCGAACTCGGTGTGGCTCCAGTGCGCGAACTCGTCGGCGTCGAGCCACTTGAGCTCCACGCAGAGCCCCTCGGGCAGGATGATCCGCTCGGAGCCCTCGGGGAACTCGCGCACCTCCCACTCGAAGGCCTTCACGAACGTGTACTCCGGGCCCATCGGGTAGATCCACGGCTCCAGGAACCGGAAGCCCAGGTCGATCCAGGCCACCGACTCGCTCTCGATCGAGACCGGGTGCCGCGGCACCGCGACGACCGCGCGCGAGTCCTCGAGCTGCCAGGACAGGTCCGCGAGCGTCGCGACGCCCTCGCGGGTGAGCACCATGTCCCCGTCCCACTTCATCGAGTACGACGTGCGCACCTGCGAGAACGACCAGTTGTAGAAGTGGGTGAGCGAGTGCACCGAGTCCGGCGGGGTCGCGAGGTGCTCGGCGCCGGCGCGGCTGACGCGGAACGGGTACGCCGTCAGCGTGAACCGGTCCGCGGCGCCGACCTGCTCCGCGACCCGCTGCGCGACCTCCGGGGTGCCGTCGTCGGACCCGTTGTCGACGAGCACCACGTGCTGGACCGCCTCGAACATCGGCGGCAGCACCCAGGGCAGGTTCCGGGCCTCGTTGCGGACCCGGAACACGCAGGTCAGCCCGGGGCGCAGCGGCCCCTCGCGCCACGGCCAGGTGACGTCGTACGCCCGCTCGCCCTCGCGGTTGGGGATGTCCGGTCCCGTGGTCGCCCGGCCCATCGCCCTAGCGCTCCTTGCCGAAGGCCTTGCGCAGGCCGCGGCGCGCCCCCGCGGGCACCATCGCCCGGACGCCGTGCGGCACCCGGTCGGCCAGTCGGGCGGGCACCAGGGCGCCGGACGGCGCCTGGGCCTGGCCCTCGCGGCGCGCGGCGAGCGCGGTCGAGTGCGAGAGCGCCTCAGCCTCGTCGTACAGCGCGGCGTAGGCGGTGCGCAGCTCGTCGAGCCGGTCGTGCACGTCGGGGGTGTCGCCGTCCTCGTCGGCCAGCCGGTCGAGGTGCTGCCAGGTCTCCTCGGCGATCTCGCGCAGCCGGCCCGGGACCTCGACGTCGTCCCAGGTGAGCTGCACCCGGCGCAGGCTCGGGTCGATGAACTGGTGCACCCGGCGGATGTCGTTGGCGGTCGCGGACTGCACCGCGTCCAGGTCGAAGGCCTGGCCGATGCCGAACACCGGGATCGTCCAGTCCTTGAGCATGTCGTCGTAGCGGACGAACCGGCGCGCGGAGCCGCGGGTGGACCGCTCGGTGTGCAGCATCATGTTCACCCACGCCGCGGTGCGCTGCACCTCGCCGGCGGCCGCGCCGGCCTTCGCGGCGGCGTAGTACTTCTGCTTGCTGCCGACCACCTCGGTCACCGGGCGGAGCATCGTGACGTACGCCGGGGCCGCGTCGCAGCGCAGCGCCGCGGCGCGCCACAGCCCCAGGAACCACGCCAGCCGCGGGTCCTTGACCACGAGCTCGGGGCCGCCCTCGACGAACTGCTCCTCCAGCCACTCGTGCAGCCGCCCGCGCAGCGGCTCGAAGGCCGAGAGCTTGCCGGCCAGGAACCAGGCGGCGGGTCGCGCGTCCGAGACCTGCACGTTGCAGCGCTTGAGCAGCTCGTCGTGGAAGTCGACCACCCACTGCGGCTCGCCGAAGCCCTTCGGGTTGGTCTCGTCGGCGACCACCTCGGGCTGCGGCACGTGCATCCCCAGCGTCTGCAGCGCACCGGACATGGTGCTGGTGCCGCTGCGCCCGGAGCCGACGACGAACACGACGCGCCGCTTGACCGGGATCGGCTCGGAGAGCGGGATCGGCGTCGACGGGTGCCCAGGCATGCCAGGCAATCTAGCGTCGCCCGCGGCGCAGGAGCGAACCGATCCTCGACCGCCCGGGGCGCGCCGGGGCCTGCCGCCGGGGCTCCGGCTGGGCCGGCTGCCCGGCCTGCTGCGCCGCCTGCTTGCCCTGCTGCGCCCCGGCCCTCCTGCCCTTCTGCTGCGGGGATCCCCCGCCCGTCCCGCCGAGCTCGCGCCAGGACTCGGCCGGGTCCTGGGCCGGCCCGGCGGTGCCGCGCAGCCGCGGCCGCTTGATCGTCACGCTGGGCTCGAACCCGGCGTCCCCGCCCTCGACCCACCACGACCCGAACAGCTCGTCGACCAGGTCGTCCAGGCGCTCGGGGTCGGCGGGATTCCCCTCGGGGCCGGCCACCTTGGCGGCCCGGGCGTACGCCGCGGTCCGCTCGACCCGCGCCACCGAGCCGTCGGCCATCAGCACCTGGCGCAGGCCGTGGTGGGTGCGCTCCAGGTGCAGCACCAGCGTGCCGAGCGTCTCGGGCGTCGGCGCCCAGTCGGCGTTGGCGAGCACCAGCCGGAACTGGCCGCGGCGCCGGCCCGACGACTCGGCGAGCAGCACCCGGGGCTCGCCGGCGTACGCCGCCCGCACCAGCCGCGGCGCCCGCTGCTCGTCGTCGAGCGGGTGGGTGCGCTCCTCGGTGATCCGCGACCAGTCACCGAGCAGCGTCACCGAGAGGTCGGTGAGCGAGGAGCCGAGCACCGAGTCGACGGTGGCGATCACCGCCGTGTGGTCCAGGCCGCGGGTGTCCAGCACCACCTCGAGGTAGGGCACGGAGTAGAGCCGGCCGCGGCGGCGCTGCGGCTGCAGGTCGGGGACCCGGTCGGCGAGGAAGTGGGTGTTGTAGTCGTTGACCTCCTCCTGGCGGCTCTGCTGGTGCGAACGGCCCAGGTGCCAGCTGCGCGCCTCCCGGTCGGCGACGAAGACCGCACCGCACTCGGCCAGCCGGTAGCCGAGGTCGATGTCCTCGCCGAGCCGCAGGCCGGTGTCCATGCCGCCGGCCTCGTCGTACAGCGTCCGGCGCAGGGACGCCGTCGCGCCCACGTGGGTGCGCAGGGCGCGCGGGCCGGCGGTGCGCAGGTCGTCGGTCCGGTCCCACACGTCCTCGACCCAGT encodes:
- a CDS encoding sulfotransferase family protein — encoded protein: MPGHPSTPIPLSEPIPVKRRVVFVVGSGRSGTSTMSGALQTLGMHVPQPEVVADETNPKGFGEPQWVVDFHDELLKRCNVQVSDARPAAWFLAGKLSAFEPLRGRLHEWLEEQFVEGGPELVVKDPRLAWFLGLWRAAALRCDAAPAYVTMLRPVTEVVGSKQKYYAAAKAGAAAGEVQRTAAWVNMMLHTERSTRGSARRFVRYDDMLKDWTIPVFGIGQAFDLDAVQSATANDIRRVHQFIDPSLRRVQLTWDDVEVPGRLREIAEETWQHLDRLADEDGDTPDVHDRLDELRTAYAALYDEAEALSHSTALAARREGQAQAPSGALVPARLADRVPHGVRAMVPAGARRGLRKAFGKER
- a CDS encoding glycosyltransferase, translating into MSDQPRVRRNDWGTLDAPALGRWEPTRSVSVVIPAYGAQRLLPYVLAGLAAQTYPAHLLEVVVADDDPARPLELSELTGPRPERTRIVRVETGWGRANACHTGALAADGEVLHWLDADMLVEPEEVEAQLRWHHLIDHAVVLGHKWFVDPDSLLARDPDASGRMHEVFATAEKERHWVEDVWDRTDDLRTAGPRALRTHVGATASLRRTLYDEAGGMDTGLRLGEDIDLGYRLAECGAVFVADREARSWHLGRSHQQSRQEEVNDYNTHFLADRVPDLQPQRRRGRLYSVPYLEVVLDTRGLDHTAVIATVDSVLGSSLTDLSVTLLGDWSRITEERTHPLDDEQRAPRLVRAAYAGEPRVLLAESSGRRRGQFRLVLANADWAPTPETLGTLVLHLERTHHGLRQVLMADGSVARVERTAAYARAAKVAGPEGNPADPERLDDLVDELFGSWWVEGGDAGFEPSVTIKRPRLRGTAGPAQDPAESWRELGGTGGGSPQQKGRRAGAQQGKQAAQQAGQPAQPEPRRQAPARPGRSRIGSLLRRGRR
- a CDS encoding UDP-glucose dehydrogenase family protein, translated to MPGQRVTVIGCGYLGATHAACMAELGYEVLGVEIDAAKRESLAAGKVPFYEPELEELLAKHVTSGRLRFTDSYEEAGAFGAIHFVCVGTPQRHDALGADVRYVDAAVESLAPYLVESALVVGKSTVPVGTAERLAARLAALAPAGAEARLAWNPEFLREGFAVKDTLEPDRLVFGVASERDEQELRSFYSSVIEAGTPVVVTDFATAELVKVSANAFLATKISFINAVAEVCEAAGGDVVDLADAIGHDARIGRKFLNAGVGFGGGCLPKDIRAFLHRAGELGVEDTMSFLRQVDDINLRQRTRVVQIATTMLGGSVARARIAVWGAAFKPHSDDVRDSPALSIAGQLHLRGAQVSVYDPKANDTARATFPTLDYAESALAAARDADLLLHLTEWPEFRSVDPAELGAVVRRKQLVDGRNVLDLAAWRAAGWTARGLGRR